From Geomonas agri, one genomic window encodes:
- the pncA gene encoding bifunctional nicotinamidase/pyrazinamidase: MQRRAALLVVDVQIDFCPGGALAVPNGDQVVPLLNRYLELFNQRSAPVFASRDWHPEQSKHFKEQGGIWPVHCVQGTAGADFHPGLRLPEGTILISKGMTNWDNGYSALQGVTENGTPLAMLLRRMELDRLYVGGLATDYCVKESVLDALKEGFTVTVLTDAIRGVEVQAGDSEHALQEMLAAGAGQATFASVRSTLQAEGEAHLPARTG; this comes from the coding sequence ATGCAACGCAGAGCCGCCCTGCTCGTGGTCGACGTACAAATCGATTTCTGCCCCGGAGGTGCCCTCGCCGTACCGAATGGCGACCAGGTGGTTCCCCTGCTGAACCGCTACCTCGAACTCTTCAACCAGCGGAGCGCGCCCGTCTTCGCTTCCCGTGACTGGCACCCGGAGCAGAGCAAACATTTCAAAGAACAGGGTGGAATCTGGCCCGTGCACTGCGTACAGGGAACTGCCGGTGCGGATTTCCATCCCGGCTTGAGGCTCCCAGAAGGGACCATCCTCATCTCCAAAGGGATGACCAACTGGGACAACGGCTATTCGGCACTGCAGGGGGTGACTGAAAACGGGACGCCGCTGGCCATGCTATTGCGTCGCATGGAACTGGACCGCCTGTACGTCGGGGGGCTGGCCACCGACTATTGCGTCAAGGAGTCGGTACTGGATGCACTCAAGGAGGGGTTCACGGTGACCGTGTTGACCGATGCCATACGCGGGGTCGAGGTGCAGGCGGGAGACTCGGAACATGCGCTGCAGGAGATGCTGGCGGCCGGCGCCGGGCAGGCGACCTTCGCCTCGGTGCGCAGCACACTTCAGGCCGAAGGTGAAGCCCACCTACCGGCGCGAACGGGGTGA
- a CDS encoding 3-deoxy-7-phosphoheptulonate synthase — protein sequence MIKTNNLKVKSITPIIAPSDLRQVFPISEQSSACVSESRAAISSILRGEDKRLMVVVGPCSIHDPKGALEYAEKLAALAKEVSEELLLIMRVYFEKPRTTIGWKGLINDPGMDGTHLISKGLGIARGLLCKVTEMGLPVATEMLDPITPEYLADLLSWGAIGARTTESQTHREMASGLSFPIGFKNGTDGNLQIAIDAMKAALHPHSFLGINRDGLTSILQTTGNPDVHMVLRGGNKKPNYSPEDIAKSEEMLAKAGLNPTLMVDCSHGNSEKKFERQTEVLKSVVDQIVAGNRSISGVMIESYLKEGNQPMPKNLSELTYGVSITDSCISWETTEKALREAHQRLKACGGRKIG from the coding sequence ATGATTAAGACGAACAATCTCAAGGTAAAAAGCATCACCCCGATCATTGCACCGAGCGATCTGCGGCAGGTCTTCCCGATCTCGGAGCAGTCCAGCGCCTGCGTGAGCGAAAGCCGCGCGGCCATCTCCAGCATTTTGAGGGGCGAGGACAAGCGGCTCATGGTCGTGGTCGGCCCCTGCTCCATCCATGACCCGAAGGGCGCACTCGAGTATGCCGAGAAACTTGCTGCCCTGGCCAAGGAAGTTTCCGAAGAACTCCTCTTGATCATGCGCGTCTACTTCGAGAAGCCGCGTACCACCATCGGCTGGAAAGGTCTCATCAACGACCCCGGCATGGACGGCACCCACCTTATCTCCAAGGGACTAGGCATCGCCCGCGGCCTGTTGTGCAAGGTGACCGAGATGGGGCTCCCCGTCGCAACCGAGATGCTCGACCCCATCACGCCGGAGTACTTGGCCGACCTCCTCTCCTGGGGGGCCATCGGGGCAAGGACCACCGAGTCCCAGACCCACCGCGAGATGGCCAGCGGCCTCTCCTTCCCGATCGGTTTCAAAAACGGCACCGACGGCAACCTCCAGATCGCCATTGATGCAATGAAGGCCGCGCTGCACCCCCACAGCTTCCTGGGCATCAACCGGGACGGTCTCACCTCCATCCTCCAGACCACCGGCAATCCGGACGTGCACATGGTGCTGCGCGGCGGCAATAAGAAGCCCAACTATTCGCCGGAGGATATCGCCAAGTCGGAGGAGATGCTCGCCAAGGCTGGGCTCAACCCGACCCTGATGGTGGACTGCAGCCACGGCAACTCCGAGAAGAAGTTCGAGCGCCAGACGGAAGTGCTGAAAAGCGTGGTCGACCAGATCGTCGCCGGCAACCGTTCCATCTCAGGCGTCATGATCGAGAGCTATCTGAAAGAGGGGAACCAGCCTATGCCGAAAAACCTCTCAGAGCTCACCTACGGCGTCTCCATCACCGACAGCTGCATCAGCTGGGAGACTACCGAAAAGGCGCTGCGCGAGGCGCACCAGAGGCTGAAGGCGTGCGGCGGAAGGAAGATCGGTTAG